Proteins encoded within one genomic window of Spiroplasma endosymbiont of Agriotes lineatus:
- the infB gene encoding translation initiation factor IF-2 yields the protein MKKSNQRKKQTTVIKNQLKTGSDSHLDNGIFIFSEPLSIIEFSKKTNIPVAQIIKYFFNKGQMLTQNHFLNEELIGELCLEFDLDFKRETVITHQNLLENLDIIDDVNELKERPPVVTIMGHVDHGKTTLLDNIRKSKITEKEFGGITQHIGAYQIKTKDNKIITFLDTPGHEAFTQMRARGAKITDIVVLVVASNDGVMPQTKEAIDHAKAANVPIIVFVNKMDLSSANVKLIMKDLAALDLISEEWNGNTIFVKGSALTGAGINELLDVILLLAEMQSLKANPSRFASGTVIEAHLDRNVGPVCTLLVQNGTLKIRDALVAGGAFGRVRDMKNDRNVIIKEATPSMPIEIHGLGFVPKAGDPFMVFGDDKLAREVALSRKIQDEINERRKTKTLNLENLSDEIATGNLKHIDTILKTDTQGSLEALKQSLSKIKIDDISIRIIRSSVGTISESDITLAVASKALVYGFNVRPNSVVRKLALDEGIEIHLHNVIYKVIEELQQAAKGLLNPKFEEIVLGQAAVRQLFHYSKVGVIAGCMVIEGVISRQSKVKVLRDGIVIYDGGLSSLKHQKEDIKESRQGTECGLTIKNFNDIKENDVIESYLLKEIK from the coding sequence ATGAAAAAAAGTAATCAAAGAAAAAAACAAACAACAGTTATTAAAAATCAATTAAAAACAGGAAGTGATTCACATCTTGATAATGGGATTTTTATTTTTAGTGAACCATTATCAATTATTGAATTTTCTAAAAAAACAAATATTCCTGTTGCGCAAATTATTAAATATTTTTTTAATAAAGGACAAATGTTAACACAAAATCATTTTTTAAATGAAGAATTAATTGGTGAGTTATGTTTAGAATTTGATTTAGATTTTAAAAGGGAAACTGTTATTACCCATCAAAATTTATTAGAAAATTTAGATATTATTGATGACGTTAATGAATTAAAAGAACGACCACCGGTTGTTACTATTATGGGACATGTTGATCATGGTAAAACAACTTTGTTAGATAATATTAGAAAATCTAAAATTACTGAGAAAGAATTTGGTGGTATAACACAGCATATTGGTGCATATCAAATTAAAACAAAGGATAATAAAATTATTACTTTTTTGGATACGCCAGGACATGAAGCATTTACGCAAATGCGTGCTCGGGGTGCTAAAATTACTGATATTGTTGTATTGGTTGTTGCTAGTAATGATGGTGTTATGCCACAAACTAAAGAAGCAATTGATCATGCTAAAGCTGCTAATGTGCCAATTATTGTGTTTGTTAATAAGATGGATTTGTCTTCTGCTAATGTGAAATTAATTATGAAAGATTTAGCAGCTTTAGATTTAATTTCTGAAGAGTGAAATGGTAATACAATTTTTGTTAAAGGTAGCGCTTTAACTGGTGCAGGAATTAATGAGTTATTAGATGTAATTTTATTATTAGCGGAAATGCAAAGTTTAAAAGCTAATCCAAGTCGTTTCGCTAGTGGAACAGTTATTGAGGCACACTTAGATCGTAATGTTGGTCCGGTTTGTACATTGTTAGTTCAAAATGGAACTTTAAAAATTAGAGATGCTTTAGTAGCGGGGGGGGCTTTTGGTCGAGTTCGCGATATGAAAAATGATCGTAATGTTATTATTAAGGAAGCAACACCTTCAATGCCAATTGAAATTCATGGTTTAGGTTTTGTTCCTAAGGCTGGTGATCCGTTTATGGTGTTTGGTGATGATAAGTTGGCTCGTGAAGTAGCATTATCAAGAAAAATTCAAGATGAAATTAATGAGCGGAGGAAAACTAAAACTTTAAATTTAGAAAATTTATCTGATGAAATTGCGACTGGTAATTTAAAACATATTGATACTATTTTAAAGACTGATACTCAGGGAAGTTTAGAAGCTTTAAAACAGTCATTAAGTAAAATTAAAATTGATGACATTAGTATTAGAATTATTCGTTCTTCAGTTGGAACAATTAGTGAATCAGATATTACCTTGGCTGTTGCTTCAAAAGCGTTAGTTTATGGTTTTAATGTGAGACCTAACTCTGTTGTTCGAAAATTGGCATTAGATGAAGGCATTGAGATTCATCTTCATAATGTTATTTATAAAGTAATTGAAGAATTGCAACAAGCAGCAAAAGGTTTATTAAATCCGAAGTTTGAAGAGATTGTTTTAGGACAAGCTGCTGTGCGACAATTATTTCATTATTCTAAGGTTGGGGTCATTGCTGGTTGTATGGTTATTGAAGGTGTTATTAGTCGTCAAAGTAAAGTAAAGGTTTTACGAGATGGTATTGTTATTTATGATGGTGGTTTATCATCTTTAAAACATCAAAAAGAAGATATTAAAGAATCACGACAAGGAACAGAATGCGGGTTAACTATTAAAAATTTTAATGATATAAAAGAAAATGATGTTATTGAATCTTACTTATTGAAGGAAATTAAGTAA
- the rbfA gene encoding 30S ribosome-binding factor RbfA translates to MANIKFQRLQTTIQLLLTNILQKKVKDEVLQKLIIMEVKLNNDCTIAKVYYDSLVFQEQKQIIELAIKQNLWLIRKKLGQQLTIYKVPQLIFVYDQSLSESRKIEDILNKIKKDSSNF, encoded by the coding sequence ATGGCAAATATTAAATTTCAACGACTCCAAACTACAATTCAACTCTTGCTAACAAATATTTTGCAAAAAAAAGTTAAGGATGAGGTTTTACAAAAATTGATAATTATGGAAGTAAAATTAAATAATGATTGCACAATTGCTAAAGTATATTATGATTCTTTGGTTTTTCAAGAACAAAAGCAGATTATTGAGTTAGCGATAAAACAAAATTTGTGATTGATCCGAAAAAAATTAGGTCAACAATTAACGATTTATAAAGTTCCGCAATTAATTTTTGTTTATGATCAATCATTAAGTGAAAGTAGAAAAATAGAAGATATTTTAAATAAAATTAAAAAAGATTCTTCTAACTTTTAA
- a CDS encoding HAD hydrolase family protein has protein sequence MYAQQLKLDEYAQHIICFNDCVIYDLKTKKNIWNAHLNEEDKKYIYEIIKKYDLNFWGYGLKNYSYTRKNQLILCGKQK, from the coding sequence TTGTATGCTCAGCAATTAAAGTTAGATGAGTATGCACAACATATTATTTGTTTTAATGATTGTGTTATTTATGATTTAAAAACTAAAAAGAATATTTGAAATGCTCATTTAAATGAAGAAGATAAAAAATATATTTATGAAATTATTAAAAAATATGATTTGAATTTTTGAGGTTATGGTTTAAAAAATTATTCCTATACAAGAAAAAATCAGTTGATATTATGCGGGAAACAAAAATAA
- a CDS encoding triose-phosphate isomerase codes for MQYGDSVKSNNIKALLEQSSDIDGALIGGASFIASWLISKECK; via the coding sequence ATTCAATATGGTGATTCTGTTAAATCAAATAACATTAAAGCACTTTTAGAACAATCATCAGATATTGATGGAGCATTAATTGGTGGTGCATCATTCATTGCAAGTTGATTAATTTCTAAGGAGTGTAAATAG
- a CDS encoding HAD family hydrolase translates to MLANFDKSKALKFLVNKWHLKLKNCMTIGDSLNDYEMLQKVGLGIMMKNGHSDLIKVSTDMCDNNNENDVGKAILKYILK, encoded by the coding sequence ATGCTAGCAAATTTTGATAAATCTAAAGCTTTAAAGTTTCTTGTGAATAAATGACATCTTAAACTAAAAAATTGTATGACAATTGGTGATTCTTTAAATGATTATGAAATGTTACAAAAAGTTGGTTTAGGAATAATGATGAAAAATGGTCATTCAGATTTAATAAAAGTATCAACAGATATGTGTGATAATAATAATGAAAATGATGTTGGTAAAGCGATACTTAAATATATTTTAAAATAA
- a CDS encoding YlxR family protein, translated as MTKQKLVYRQCIVTKAVVLRSDLIRIVKTKQGQVFIDLNYRLAGKGAYVKREVVIIEKMQKKQLLKKIFKTQITDEIYLLLVKIVKEQDNNN; from the coding sequence GTGACAAAACAAAAATTAGTATATCGGCAATGCATAGTTACAAAAGCTGTTGTTTTACGAAGTGATTTAATAAGAATTGTTAAAACAAAACAAGGACAAGTTTTTATTGATTTAAATTATCGTCTTGCTGGTAAAGGCGCTTATGTTAAGCGAGAAGTTGTTATTATTGAAAAAATGCAAAAAAAACAATTATTAAAAAAAATTTTTAAAACACAAATTACTGATGAGATTTATTTATTATTAGTAAAAATTGTAAAAGAACAGGATAATAACAATTAA
- the nusA gene encoding transcription termination factor NusA, which produces MIDGIEILKAIDLLAEEKKIDRSLIIEAIKEGIIKAYEKYLDPQALLKVDFDEQTGQIKVYRLLTIVSKVEDEFAEILLDDIKNLEKNLKIGDIYYEPVDTDEFSRLAALQVAQILKQHLREAEKEVVYEKYISKKNDILIGTIDNIEENYYLLKIVDRTFVILPKKNIIPTEKFYLGDKVKFYVEDVNKTKNFGQILASRTHPGFLTRLLEIEVPEIYEGIIEIKAIARIAGQRSKVAVFCNDSTIDPIGACVGNKGQRIQSIISELNGEKIDLIKWDRETKTFIINALSPAKAISISLDEQTNEANIIVADEHYSVAIGKKGITAKLTAKLTKWKISIISFSDALNQNIAFKWNGNLSEQQIQDLKNKHQFKRKKDKLPVNLKISIEEVDNIVNEEKRLTQDNIDNNNAELDSDELDKN; this is translated from the coding sequence ATGATTGACGGAATAGAAATTTTAAAAGCAATTGATCTTTTGGCAGAAGAAAAGAAAATTGATCGCAGTTTAATTATTGAGGCTATTAAAGAAGGAATAATAAAAGCTTATGAAAAATATTTAGATCCACAAGCCTTATTAAAAGTAGATTTTGATGAACAAACTGGTCAAATTAAAGTTTATCGTTTATTAACGATTGTTAGTAAGGTTGAAGATGAGTTTGCTGAAATTTTATTAGATGATATTAAAAATTTAGAGAAAAATTTAAAAATTGGTGATATATATTATGAACCTGTAGATACTGATGAATTTTCTCGTTTGGCGGCGTTACAAGTAGCACAAATTCTAAAACAACATTTAAGAGAGGCAGAAAAAGAAGTTGTCTATGAAAAATATATTTCTAAAAAAAATGATATTTTAATTGGAACAATTGATAATATTGAAGAAAACTATTATTTATTAAAAATTGTTGATCGTACTTTTGTAATTTTGCCTAAAAAAAATATTATTCCCACAGAGAAATTTTATTTAGGCGATAAAGTAAAGTTTTATGTTGAAGATGTTAATAAAACTAAAAATTTTGGACAAATTTTAGCTTCAAGAACTCATCCAGGATTTTTAACAAGATTGCTAGAAATTGAAGTTCCTGAAATTTATGAAGGAATAATTGAAATTAAAGCCATTGCAAGAATTGCAGGACAAAGATCAAAAGTTGCAGTATTTTGTAATGACTCAACTATTGATCCGATTGGCGCTTGTGTCGGTAATAAGGGACAAAGAATTCAAAGCATTATTAGTGAATTGAATGGTGAAAAAATTGATCTTATTAAGTGAGATAGAGAAACAAAAACATTTATTATTAATGCTTTATCGCCAGCTAAAGCGATTTCTATTAGTTTAGATGAACAAACTAATGAAGCTAATATTATTGTTGCTGATGAGCATTATTCAGTAGCTATTGGTAAAAAAGGAATAACAGCAAAATTAACAGCAAAATTAACAAAATGAAAAATTAGTATTATTTCTTTCAGTGATGCTTTAAATCAAAATATTGCTTTTAAATGAAATGGTAATTTATCGGAACAACAAATACAAGATTTAAAAAATAAACATCAATTTAAAAGAAAGAAAGATAAATTGCCTGTAAACTTAAAAATAAGTATTGAAGAAGTAGATAATATTGTTAATGAAGAAAAACGATTAACGCAAGATAATATTGATAATAATAATGCTGAATTAGATAGCGATGAATTAGATAAAAATTAA
- a CDS encoding triose-phosphate isomerase: MLKPIIIGNWKMYKNINETKDFILQVEQKMINHNIDAGIAVSFPLSETSIIREASKLIISAQNCHFENAGAFTGEFSPLLLKTMDFSCVVLGHSEGKSLFNEIDRIVNKKVLKVLENNF; the protein is encoded by the coding sequence ATGCTTAAACCAATTATTATCGGTAATTGAAAAATGTATAAAAATATTAATGAAACAAAAGATTTTATTTTGCAAGTTGAACAGAAAATGATAAACCATAATATTGATGCCGGAATTGCTGTTAGTTTTCCTTTATCGGAAACATCTATTATTCGTGAGGCTAGTAAATTAATTATTAGTGCTCAAAATTGTCATTTTGAAAATGCTGGTGCATTTACAGGAGAATTTTCACCATTATTATTAAAAACTATGGATTTTTCCTGTGTTGTATTAGGGCATTCTGAAGGAAAAAGTCTTTTTAATGAAATTGATAGGATTGTCAATAAAAAAGTTTTAAAGGTTTTAGAAAATAATTTTTAA